A stretch of Arthrobacter sp. NEB 688 DNA encodes these proteins:
- a CDS encoding carboxyl transferase domain-containing protein — translation MSARALLDLVLDTESWRSWDVEPVDVHPDPGYAAALEAARERSGVDEAVVSGEGLLRGRRVAVVAGEFGFLAGSIGVATADRLTRAVERATAEGLPLLAAPVSGGTRMQEGTVAFLQMVRITAALSAHKAAGLPYLVYLRDPTTGGVLASWGSLGHVTVAEPGALIGFLGPRVYEALHGRPFPEGVQRSENLFAHGIVDAVLEPERVADVLDRALAVLTAPRTPAVPPLPDGLDEVDDDAPAWDSVLASRRKERPGIRRLLRYAARDVVPLNGTGAGERDPGLLLALARFGEVPCVVLAQDRRGQTEERPMGPAALREARRGMRLASELRLPLLTVIDTPGAALSKEAEEGGMAGEIARCLADLVDLSAPTLSVLLGPGTGGGALALVPADRTVAARHGWLSPLPPEGASAIVHRDTAHAPAMAQAQGVRSVDLRRAGVVDVVVPERPDASLEAEAFCLRLGAVLEHELASLLAVPDAERRAERLRRFARLGTATALPQPTG, via the coding sequence ATGTCGGCCCGCGCCCTGCTCGACCTCGTCCTCGACACCGAGTCGTGGCGCTCCTGGGACGTCGAGCCCGTCGACGTGCACCCCGACCCGGGGTACGCCGCGGCGCTGGAGGCCGCGCGCGAGCGCTCCGGGGTCGACGAGGCCGTCGTCAGCGGTGAGGGCCTGCTGCGCGGGCGCCGGGTCGCGGTCGTCGCGGGGGAGTTCGGCTTCCTCGCCGGCAGCATCGGCGTCGCGACGGCCGACCGCCTGACCCGCGCGGTCGAGCGCGCCACGGCCGAGGGCCTGCCCCTCCTCGCGGCCCCGGTGAGCGGCGGCACCCGGATGCAGGAGGGCACGGTCGCCTTCCTCCAGATGGTCCGCATCACGGCGGCCCTCTCGGCACACAAGGCGGCCGGGCTGCCCTACCTCGTCTACCTGCGCGACCCGACGACCGGCGGCGTGCTGGCGTCGTGGGGCTCCCTCGGCCACGTGACGGTCGCCGAGCCCGGGGCGCTCATCGGCTTCCTCGGCCCGCGCGTCTACGAGGCCCTGCACGGTCGCCCGTTCCCCGAGGGGGTCCAGCGCTCGGAGAACCTCTTCGCGCACGGCATCGTCGACGCCGTCCTCGAGCCGGAGCGCGTGGCCGACGTCCTCGACCGCGCCCTCGCCGTCCTCACCGCGCCGCGGACGCCGGCGGTGCCGCCCCTGCCCGACGGCCTCGACGAGGTCGACGACGACGCACCCGCCTGGGACTCGGTCCTCGCCTCGCGCCGCAAGGAGCGCCCCGGCATCCGACGGCTCCTGCGCTACGCCGCGCGGGACGTCGTGCCGCTCAACGGGACCGGTGCGGGAGAACGCGATCCCGGGCTGCTGCTCGCGCTCGCGCGCTTCGGCGAGGTGCCCTGCGTCGTGCTCGCCCAGGACCGTCGCGGGCAGACGGAGGAGCGCCCGATGGGGCCGGCCGCGCTGCGCGAGGCCCGCCGCGGGATGCGCCTCGCGAGCGAGCTCCGGCTGCCGCTGCTCACCGTCATCGACACCCCGGGCGCGGCCCTGTCGAAGGAGGCGGAGGAGGGCGGCATGGCCGGCGAGATCGCGCGCTGTCTCGCCGACCTCGTCGACCTGTCGGCGCCCACCCTGTCGGTCCTGCTCGGGCCCGGCACCGGCGGGGGAGCCCTCGCGCTCGTGCCGGCCGACCGCACCGTCGCCGCCCGGCACGGCTGGCTCTCGCCGCTGCCACCCGAGGGCGCCTCGGCGATCGTCCACCGCGACACCGCGCACGCCCCGGCGATGGCGCAGGCGCAGGGGGTGCGCTCGGTCGACCTGCGGCGGGCCGGGGTCGTCGACGTCGTCGTCCCGGAGCGGCCGGACGCCTCCCTCGAGGCCGAGGCGTTCTGCCTGCGCCTCGGGGCCGTCCTGGAGCACGAGCTGGCCTCGCTCCTCGCGGTGCCGGACGCCGAGCGCCGGGCCGAGAGGCTGCGGCGGTTCGCGCGGCTGGGCACGGCGACCGCGCTCCCGCAGCCCACCGGCTGA
- a CDS encoding SLC13 family permease encodes MHDVIALGVLALVFLVATVRSINMGALALVSAAVVGVTVFGVGPDEVVGGFPASLFVILVGVTYLFALAKNNGTVDWMVHASVRAVRGRVALVPWAMFGICAVIAGIGAATPATVAIVAPVGMGFAARYRISPVLMGMAITLGATGGSFSPIGIFGAITNGVVSDNDLPGNPALLFALSVISCFVITALAFVLFGGRELMSRGKDAGAESEIGERAMAASRTATRTTVTGTPESAVDHARTGGAPSAAPAEPADDDTRLNPERILTLVGLAFLAVSALLLKFDVGFTALGVAVVLTLAFPQSAKGAVDKIAWGTVLLVGGIVTYVSLLQDQGTVEWLGEQVAAVGAPLVAALLICLIGAVVSAFASTTGILGALIPLAVPFLLTGQVGAVGLVVALAISSSVVDISPFSTNGALCVANAEAKDRDGVFRQLMRWGMGLVVVAPLVTWGLLVVPGWL; translated from the coding sequence ATGCACGACGTCATCGCCCTGGGGGTCCTCGCCCTCGTCTTCCTCGTCGCGACGGTGCGCTCGATCAACATGGGCGCCCTCGCGCTCGTGTCGGCCGCCGTCGTGGGCGTCACCGTCTTCGGCGTCGGGCCGGACGAGGTCGTCGGCGGCTTCCCCGCCTCGCTCTTCGTCATCCTCGTCGGTGTCACCTACCTCTTCGCGCTCGCGAAGAACAACGGCACCGTCGACTGGATGGTCCACGCGAGCGTGCGCGCCGTCCGCGGGCGGGTCGCCCTCGTGCCGTGGGCGATGTTCGGCATCTGCGCCGTCATCGCCGGCATCGGCGCCGCGACCCCGGCGACCGTCGCCATCGTGGCCCCCGTCGGGATGGGCTTCGCGGCCCGCTACCGGATCAGCCCCGTCCTCATGGGCATGGCGATCACGCTCGGCGCGACCGGCGGCTCGTTCTCGCCGATCGGCATCTTCGGCGCGATCACCAACGGCGTCGTCTCCGACAACGACCTCCCGGGCAACCCCGCGCTGCTCTTCGCGCTGTCCGTCATCTCCTGCTTCGTCATCACCGCGCTGGCCTTCGTCCTCTTCGGTGGCCGCGAGCTCATGAGCCGGGGCAAGGACGCCGGCGCCGAGTCCGAGATCGGCGAGCGGGCGATGGCCGCCAGCCGCACCGCGACCCGCACGACGGTGACCGGCACCCCGGAGTCGGCCGTCGACCACGCCCGCACCGGTGGCGCCCCCTCGGCGGCCCCGGCCGAGCCGGCGGACGACGACACGCGCCTGAACCCCGAGCGCATCCTCACCCTCGTCGGCCTCGCCTTCCTCGCGGTCTCGGCGCTGCTGCTCAAGTTCGACGTGGGCTTCACCGCCCTCGGCGTCGCGGTCGTCCTCACCCTCGCCTTCCCGCAGTCGGCCAAGGGCGCGGTCGACAAGATCGCCTGGGGCACGGTGCTCCTCGTCGGCGGCATCGTCACCTACGTCTCGCTCCTCCAGGACCAGGGCACCGTCGAGTGGCTCGGCGAGCAGGTGGCCGCGGTCGGCGCGCCGCTCGTCGCCGCGCTCCTCATCTGCCTCATCGGCGCGGTCGTGTCGGCCTTCGCGTCGACGACCGGCATCCTCGGCGCGCTCATCCCGCTCGCCGTCCCCTTCCTCCTCACCGGCCAGGTCGGGGCGGTCGGCCTCGTCGTCGCCCTCGCGATCTCGTCGTCGGTCGTCGACATCAGCCCGTTCTCGACGAACGGCGCCCTCTGCGTCGCGAACGCCGAGGCCAAGGACCGCGACGGCGTCTTCCGCCAGCTCATGCGCTGGGGGATGGGCCTGGTCGTCGTCGCCCCCCTCGTCACCTGGGGCCTGCTGGTGGTGCCGGGATGGCTGTGA
- a CDS encoding ABC transporter permease subunit, with amino-acid sequence MADRTAPGAATDGGRSVIHDLGYRPYTGPRLGSGAIARSLVLTGFRNAFGLGRSGRSKVLPFLLLGLNLLPAVIVAGVLAFIGLDRLPIGYAQYASTTQVLLGVFVASQAPVLFSRDLRHGTIALYLARPLPSAVYAVARWLSLLLATLVFLVLPVVILYAAALLTELDVAEQTRQAVVALGLAVLLALSLAGVAGLIASWSTRRGFAVVATIAFLVIANGVVTAVQGIASDEGHAQVAEVAGLFSPYSLYRGLMGAWTDAETLAPPTGTGMVLAYVTVLVGLSAACLGALVLRYRREASA; translated from the coding sequence GTGGCTGACCGGACCGCCCCCGGCGCCGCGACCGACGGGGGCCGCAGCGTCATCCACGACCTCGGCTACCGGCCCTACACCGGGCCGCGCCTCGGCAGCGGGGCCATCGCGCGCTCGCTCGTGCTCACCGGGTTCCGCAACGCCTTCGGGCTCGGCCGCTCGGGCCGCTCCAAGGTGCTGCCCTTCCTCCTCCTCGGGCTCAACCTGCTGCCGGCGGTCATCGTCGCGGGCGTCCTCGCGTTCATCGGGCTGGACCGGCTGCCCATCGGGTACGCGCAGTACGCCTCCACGACCCAGGTGCTGCTCGGCGTGTTCGTCGCGTCGCAGGCGCCGGTCCTGTTCTCGCGCGACCTGCGGCACGGCACCATCGCGCTCTACCTCGCCCGGCCGCTGCCGTCCGCGGTCTACGCGGTCGCCCGGTGGCTCTCGCTGCTGCTCGCCACCCTCGTCTTCCTCGTCCTGCCCGTCGTCATCCTCTACGCGGCGGCGCTGCTCACCGAGCTCGACGTCGCGGAGCAGACGCGCCAGGCCGTCGTCGCGCTCGGGCTGGCGGTCCTCCTCGCGCTCTCGCTGGCCGGCGTCGCGGGCCTCATCGCGTCGTGGTCGACGCGGCGCGGCTTCGCGGTCGTCGCGACCATCGCCTTCCTCGTCATCGCCAACGGTGTGGTGACCGCGGTCCAGGGCATCGCCTCCGACGAGGGCCACGCGCAGGTCGCGGAGGTGGCCGGCCTGTTCTCGCCGTACTCGCTCTACCGCGGGCTGATGGGCGCCTGGACCGACGCCGAGACGCTCGCCCCGCCGACCGGCACGGGGATGGTCCTCGCGTACGTCACCGTGCTCGTCGGCCTGTCGGCCGCCTGCCTCGGCGCCCTCGTCCTGCGCTACCGGCGGGAGGCGAGCGCGTGA
- a CDS encoding DUF4177 domain-containing protein — protein sequence MPYQYKVVELREKMIGGKMSGDRLEKVLNEHAGQGWQLKAITGADVKGRMGPGGVEGLLITFERPV from the coding sequence GTGCCGTACCAGTACAAGGTCGTCGAGCTCCGCGAGAAGATGATCGGCGGCAAGATGTCCGGCGACCGCCTCGAGAAGGTGCTCAACGAGCACGCCGGCCAGGGCTGGCAGCTCAAGGCCATCACCGGCGCCGACGTCAAGGGCCGGATGGGTCCCGGCGGCGTCGAGGGCCTGCTGATCACCTTCGAGCGCCCCGTCTGA
- a CDS encoding ABC transporter permease subunit, producing the protein MNRTLFLLSAQAVVGRRRGLVLLLVPLALVGLAVVVRLLTSDAVGVEATVGLGYTLALPLVALLAATAVLGPEVDDGSIVYLLAKPVSRHTIARSKLAAAWLTTTVLGALPLAVAALVLDTSHPGRTLGLAAAGVVAGTVYTALFLALAALTRHAVVVGLLYTLFWEGVIGSVLSGVRWLSVGAWGREVGHAVDGLVDAGGTGLAYALVAAVVVTVGSAWFAGDRLRSFTLRGDE; encoded by the coding sequence GTGAACCGCACGCTGTTCCTCCTCTCGGCGCAGGCCGTTGTCGGCCGCCGGCGCGGTCTCGTGCTGCTGCTCGTCCCGCTGGCGCTCGTCGGCCTCGCGGTCGTCGTGCGCCTCCTCACCTCCGACGCGGTCGGCGTCGAGGCGACCGTCGGGCTCGGGTACACCCTCGCGCTGCCGCTGGTCGCGCTCCTCGCCGCCACCGCCGTCCTCGGCCCGGAGGTCGACGACGGCTCGATCGTCTACCTGCTCGCCAAGCCGGTCAGCCGGCACACCATCGCGCGGAGCAAGCTCGCCGCGGCCTGGCTCACGACGACCGTCCTCGGGGCGCTGCCCCTGGCCGTCGCGGCCCTCGTCCTCGACACCTCCCACCCCGGGCGGACGCTGGGCCTGGCCGCCGCGGGAGTCGTGGCCGGCACGGTCTACACGGCCCTCTTCCTCGCCCTCGCCGCGCTGACCCGCCACGCGGTCGTCGTCGGCCTGCTCTACACGCTCTTCTGGGAGGGCGTCATCGGGTCGGTGCTCTCCGGCGTCAGGTGGCTGTCGGTCGGGGCGTGGGGCCGCGAGGTCGGGCACGCCGTCGACGGCCTCGTCGACGCCGGGGGCACCGGCCTCGCCTACGCCCTCGTCGCGGCGGTCGTCGTCACCGTCGGCTCCGCGTGGTTCGCCGGCGACCGCCTCCGGTCGTTCACCCTCCGGGGCGACGAGTAG
- a CDS encoding biotin transporter BioY yields MTALAAPFRPTLAEAVLPRSLTRTGVTVGLGALLTALAAQVALPVPGSPVPVTGQTFAVLLVGAALGPGRAVASMALYLVLGVVGLPVFTDGSHGAHVVVGATGGYLVGFLAAAAVAGLAARRGHDRSVPRQLLAAVASSLTIYVFGVSWLSLSTGMSLATAVTVGVVPFLLGDALKALLAAGALPAAWRLVGALERD; encoded by the coding sequence ATGACCGCCCTCGCCGCCCCGTTCCGCCCCACCCTCGCGGAGGCCGTCCTCCCGCGCTCGCTGACCCGCACCGGGGTGACCGTCGGCCTCGGGGCCCTGCTCACCGCGCTCGCCGCCCAGGTCGCCCTCCCGGTGCCGGGCTCCCCCGTGCCGGTCACGGGCCAGACCTTCGCGGTCCTGCTCGTCGGCGCCGCCCTCGGGCCCGGCCGCGCGGTCGCGAGCATGGCGCTCTACCTCGTCCTCGGGGTCGTCGGGCTGCCCGTCTTCACCGACGGCTCGCACGGCGCCCACGTCGTCGTCGGCGCGACCGGCGGCTACCTCGTCGGGTTCCTCGCCGCGGCCGCCGTCGCCGGCCTCGCGGCCCGCCGCGGCCACGACCGCTCGGTGCCGCGCCAGCTCCTCGCCGCCGTCGCGTCGTCCCTGACCATCTACGTCTTCGGCGTCTCGTGGCTCTCGCTCTCGACGGGGATGTCGCTCGCGACCGCGGTCACCGTCGGCGTCGTGCCCTTCCTCCTCGGCGACGCCCTCAAGGCGCTGCTCGCCGCGGGCGCGCTGCCCGCCGCGTGGCGCCTGGTCGGCGCGCTCGAGCGCGACTGA
- a CDS encoding zinc dependent phospholipase C family protein — protein sequence MPGWYVHLEAAHDTARLLRDGTVPPGFAVSEPEARAIGEHCHTWRNYLALGALGPDLFYLLPDFKDTTGQVIRQVVQWALDVWEVVDAEFVSKWEKWIDPISTNNAQLASQLTGGLSTQLAQVLDELTSAIMSAFKGLLAEMGDWFGVLTSGVPQGYGDDAFYWSDMFHYRRTYQFPFVLFGQAQEALAAATTDTERQDAQARIAFAVGWMSHCATDVTGHPFTNAKSGGPYRDHWQRHHLVENHMDSENYDARHPGPLYGEYGTSALHFRVAFRHRDDAPYGGRDDAPAYDHWAGLPAYDDGDGPTATAARRAFFDLDSGPLPGHLVEGLLDAMHEVYGADGPHILLQDPPFSATDPGTGQPDGRPNEAAMGEMWEIVYRYLKMTGSDAISLRLPPPPSVFTDHSFPTPPGGGGSGIDDDPSRGADVDDDDSFSLLDLLLALFAWAAYLAQVVLWLATVLPGLILDVATFPAREVVYWAVIVPAWNLYLLARRALVMSGFAMPKPSEVNPGLTTLGRQGTYDIASALDAPFGLPTAPPPVTEPSGRLTSHSAHALDHAYPRGIVRDLPSAIGRPDLAGALGLTSPLRYAADAPGDELKPSEWVAPWRYPLRNQAGVGVAQEGPATHVGPYVVGSDSTVLLSGVTGDDGARADLEAAATPEETAAVLDVRLPQDEHLGGPVDYGLYLVGRMAAESGAPEFSVPDFNLDSDRGYAWRCWDWNRSTVPCVPDITPVGAEDYGYRMPCTSPQLFHADHDCPTHPGRWYVETHDLDVHYLPGAGPRRCGKPTEHEPVTDLEWQRHLGEER from the coding sequence ATGCCCGGTTGGTACGTACACCTGGAGGCGGCGCACGACACCGCCCGGCTGCTGCGGGACGGCACCGTCCCACCCGGTTTCGCGGTGAGCGAGCCCGAGGCCCGAGCCATCGGCGAGCACTGCCACACGTGGCGCAACTACCTCGCGCTCGGCGCCCTCGGCCCCGACCTCTTCTACCTGCTGCCCGACTTCAAGGACACGACCGGCCAGGTCATCCGCCAGGTCGTGCAGTGGGCGCTCGACGTCTGGGAGGTCGTCGACGCCGAGTTCGTCTCGAAGTGGGAGAAGTGGATCGACCCGATCTCGACGAACAACGCGCAGCTCGCGTCGCAGCTGACGGGCGGTCTCTCGACGCAGCTGGCGCAGGTCCTCGACGAGCTGACGTCGGCGATCATGTCGGCCTTCAAGGGCCTGCTCGCCGAGATGGGCGACTGGTTCGGCGTGCTGACCTCCGGTGTGCCGCAGGGCTACGGGGACGACGCCTTCTACTGGTCGGACATGTTCCACTACCGGCGGACCTACCAGTTCCCGTTCGTCCTCTTCGGGCAGGCGCAGGAGGCGCTCGCCGCCGCGACCACCGACACCGAGCGGCAGGACGCGCAGGCACGCATCGCCTTCGCCGTCGGGTGGATGTCGCACTGCGCCACCGACGTCACCGGCCACCCGTTCACCAACGCCAAGTCGGGTGGGCCCTACCGCGACCACTGGCAGCGCCACCACCTCGTCGAGAACCACATGGACTCCGAGAACTACGACGCCCGCCACCCCGGCCCCCTCTACGGCGAGTACGGCACGTCGGCGCTGCACTTCCGGGTCGCCTTCCGGCACCGCGACGACGCCCCCTACGGTGGGCGCGACGACGCCCCGGCCTACGACCACTGGGCCGGCCTGCCCGCCTACGACGACGGCGACGGCCCGACGGCGACCGCCGCCCGCCGGGCGTTCTTCGACCTCGACAGCGGACCCCTGCCGGGCCACCTCGTCGAGGGCCTCCTCGACGCGATGCACGAGGTCTACGGCGCCGACGGCCCGCACATCCTGCTCCAGGACCCGCCGTTCTCGGCGACCGACCCCGGCACCGGGCAGCCCGACGGGCGACCCAACGAGGCCGCGATGGGCGAGATGTGGGAGATCGTCTACCGCTACCTCAAGATGACCGGCAGCGACGCCATCAGCCTGCGGCTGCCCCCGCCGCCGTCGGTCTTCACCGACCACTCCTTCCCCACGCCGCCCGGGGGTGGCGGGTCCGGCATCGACGACGACCCGAGCCGTGGCGCCGACGTGGACGACGACGACTCCTTCAGCCTGCTGGACCTCCTGCTCGCGCTCTTCGCGTGGGCGGCCTACCTCGCGCAGGTGGTGCTCTGGCTCGCCACCGTGCTGCCCGGGCTCATCCTCGACGTCGCGACCTTCCCGGCGCGCGAGGTCGTCTACTGGGCGGTCATCGTCCCCGCCTGGAACCTCTACCTCCTCGCCCGGCGGGCGCTCGTGATGTCGGGCTTCGCGATGCCCAAGCCGTCGGAGGTCAACCCCGGCCTGACGACGCTCGGGCGGCAGGGCACGTACGACATCGCCTCCGCCCTCGACGCCCCGTTCGGCCTGCCGACCGCCCCGCCGCCGGTGACCGAGCCGTCCGGCCGGCTCACCTCGCACTCGGCGCACGCGCTCGACCACGCCTACCCGCGCGGCATCGTGCGCGACCTGCCGTCGGCCATCGGCCGCCCGGACCTCGCCGGTGCGCTCGGCCTCACCTCACCGCTGCGCTACGCGGCGGACGCCCCCGGCGACGAGCTCAAGCCGTCCGAGTGGGTGGCGCCGTGGCGCTACCCACTGCGCAACCAGGCGGGTGTCGGTGTGGCGCAGGAGGGTCCGGCGACCCACGTCGGGCCGTACGTCGTCGGCTCGGACTCGACCGTCCTGCTCTCCGGCGTCACCGGCGACGACGGCGCCCGGGCGGACCTCGAGGCGGCCGCCACCCCGGAGGAGACCGCCGCCGTGCTCGACGTGCGCCTCCCGCAGGACGAGCACCTCGGCGGGCCGGTCGACTACGGCCTCTACCTCGTCGGCCGGATGGCCGCCGAGAGCGGCGCCCCGGAGTTCTCCGTCCCCGACTTCAACCTCGACTCCGACCGCGGCTACGCCTGGCGCTGCTGGGACTGGAACCGCTCGACGGTCCCGTGCGTGCCCGACATCACGCCGGTCGGCGCGGAGGACTACGGCTACCGGATGCCGTGCACCTCACCGCAGCTCTTCCACGCCGACCACGACTGCCCGACGCACCCGGGCCGCTGGTACGTCGAGACGCACGACCTCGACGTGCACTACCTCCCCGGCGCCGGCCCCCGGCGCTGCGGGAAGCCGACCGAGCACGAGCCCGTGACCGACCTCGAGTGGCAGCGCCACCTCGGCGAGGAGCGATGA
- a CDS encoding GntR family transcriptional regulator, producing the protein MGTQEAQAPDAAVPGVGGGPRPLARPRLYEQLADHIADFIEAQGLAPGDRLPPERRLAKDLGVSRATLSRALVALEVRGRLEVRHGDGAVVRDPAARVALPSLDDAPLHEVVQARAATMTQIALAASAHPDSALRSALLADDGGPRSVEDVWACVLRLVDDGSFLARLDAALAERIRLLGGSPEPAAVRALAESVRRGRPDEVVEAVAAVLRG; encoded by the coding sequence GTGGGCACGCAGGAGGCGCAGGCCCCGGACGCGGCCGTCCCGGGCGTCGGCGGCGGCCCGCGGCCGCTGGCCCGCCCGCGCCTCTACGAGCAGCTGGCCGACCACATCGCCGACTTCATCGAGGCCCAGGGCCTGGCCCCCGGCGACCGGCTGCCGCCCGAGCGCCGGCTCGCGAAGGACCTCGGCGTCAGCCGCGCGACCCTCAGCCGCGCGCTCGTCGCCCTCGAGGTCCGCGGGCGGCTCGAGGTCCGGCACGGCGACGGCGCGGTCGTGCGCGACCCCGCCGCGCGGGTCGCCCTCCCCTCGCTCGACGACGCCCCCCTCCACGAGGTCGTGCAGGCCCGGGCCGCGACGATGACGCAGATCGCGCTGGCCGCGTCCGCGCACCCGGACTCGGCGCTGCGCTCGGCCCTGCTCGCCGACGACGGGGGCCCTCGCTCGGTCGAGGACGTCTGGGCGTGCGTCCTGCGGCTCGTCGACGACGGGTCCTTCCTCGCCCGCCTCGACGCCGCGCTGGCCGAGCGCATCCGCCTGCTGGGCGGCTCCCCCGAGCCCGCCGCCGTGCGGGCGCTCGCCGAGTCGGTGCGCCGCGGGCGGCCCGACGAGGTCGTCGAGGCCGTCGCGGCGGTCCTGCGCGGCTGA
- a CDS encoding ABC transporter ATP-binding protein — protein MSTLVLDQVSRWYGNVVAVNGISMTVGPGITGLLGPNGAGKTTLIALMSGFLAPSAGSVTLDGTPVWRRTDVYRQLGLVPEREVSFGYLTGRRFVLANAELHGLPDPGAATERALEVVDMVEPAARRIGTYSKGMRQRVKLASALVHDPSVLLLDEPFNGVDPRQRLHLMSLLRRMGAEGRTVLFSSHILEEVEQVARQIEVVVSGRHAASGEFGEIRRLMTDRPVQYVVAADDDRRLAACLIAEPSVVAVSLRPEGGVAVSVSDFGTFAVRLPQVTREQGLRLLELAPTDDSLESVFSYLVEG, from the coding sequence GTGAGCACGCTCGTCCTGGACCAGGTGTCGCGCTGGTACGGCAACGTCGTCGCCGTCAACGGCATCTCGATGACCGTGGGCCCCGGCATCACCGGGCTGCTCGGCCCGAACGGCGCCGGCAAGACGACGCTCATCGCGCTGATGTCCGGCTTCCTCGCGCCGTCGGCCGGCTCGGTGACCCTCGACGGCACGCCGGTCTGGCGCCGCACCGACGTCTACCGGCAGCTCGGGCTCGTCCCCGAGCGCGAGGTGAGCTTCGGCTACCTGACGGGCCGGCGGTTCGTGCTCGCCAACGCCGAGCTGCACGGCCTGCCCGACCCGGGCGCCGCCACGGAGCGCGCCCTCGAGGTCGTCGACATGGTCGAGCCCGCGGCCCGGCGCATCGGCACGTACTCGAAGGGGATGCGCCAGCGGGTCAAGCTCGCCTCCGCGCTCGTCCACGACCCGTCGGTGCTCCTGCTCGACGAGCCCTTCAACGGGGTCGACCCCCGCCAGCGCCTGCACCTCATGTCGCTGCTGCGCCGGATGGGCGCCGAGGGGCGCACGGTGCTCTTCAGCTCGCACATCCTCGAGGAGGTCGAGCAGGTCGCCCGCCAGATCGAGGTCGTCGTCTCGGGGCGGCACGCCGCGTCCGGCGAGTTCGGCGAGATCCGCCGGCTCATGACCGACCGGCCGGTGCAGTACGTCGTCGCGGCCGACGACGACCGCCGGCTCGCCGCCTGCCTCATCGCCGAGCCGTCCGTCGTCGCCGTGTCCCTGCGCCCGGAGGGCGGCGTCGCGGTGTCGGTCTCCGACTTCGGCACCTTCGCCGTCCGCCTCCCGCAGGTCACGCGCGAGCAGGGGCTGCGACTGCTCGAGCTCGCCCCCACCGACGACTCGCTCGAGAGCGTGTTCTCGTACCTGGTGGAGGGCTGA
- a CDS encoding CoA transferase: protein MAVSTGPLTGTLVVDLSRALAGPHAGMMLGDLGARVVKVESPGHGDDTRGWGPPFVTADGPARSAAEGVSTYFLSCNRNKESIALDLKSDEGREVLTALVERADVLVENFRTGVLDRLGFPMERLLELNPRLVVLSITGFGHDGPEGGRAGYDQIAQGEAGLMSLTGSGPEDPQRVGVPVADLLAGMWGAYGVLAALLERERTGRGQVVRTSLLAGVVGIHAFQGTRQTVAGETGTAQGNHHPSIAPYGLFRCADGAVQIAVGSDGLWRRFCAAFGLDPDTEGLATNADRVGRRAEVVELVEGVFAPFAAESLLERLAEAGVPAGRVRSLDEVYAWDQVAAQGLLVDVEHATLGPVTLPGPPLRFFDAAGAETTRTGHTAPPVLDADRDTVLAWLERP from the coding sequence ATGGCTGTGAGCACCGGGCCCCTGACCGGCACGCTCGTCGTCGACCTCAGCCGCGCGCTCGCCGGCCCGCACGCCGGGATGATGCTCGGCGACCTCGGCGCCCGCGTCGTCAAGGTCGAGTCGCCGGGCCACGGCGACGACACCCGCGGATGGGGGCCGCCGTTCGTCACGGCCGACGGCCCGGCGCGCTCCGCCGCCGAGGGCGTCTCGACGTACTTCCTCTCCTGCAACCGCAACAAGGAGTCGATCGCCCTCGACCTGAAGTCCGACGAGGGCCGCGAGGTCCTCACCGCCCTCGTCGAGCGGGCCGACGTCCTCGTCGAGAACTTCCGCACCGGCGTCCTCGACCGGCTCGGGTTCCCGATGGAACGCCTCCTCGAGCTCAACCCGCGCCTGGTCGTCCTCAGCATCACCGGGTTCGGGCACGACGGGCCCGAGGGCGGGCGGGCCGGCTACGACCAGATCGCCCAGGGCGAGGCCGGGCTGATGTCGCTCACCGGGTCCGGGCCCGAGGACCCCCAGCGCGTCGGCGTCCCCGTCGCGGACCTCCTCGCCGGGATGTGGGGTGCCTACGGGGTGCTCGCGGCGCTGCTCGAGCGCGAGCGCACCGGCCGCGGGCAGGTCGTGCGCACCTCCCTGCTCGCCGGCGTCGTCGGCATCCACGCCTTCCAGGGCACCCGGCAGACCGTCGCCGGCGAGACCGGCACCGCGCAGGGCAACCACCACCCGTCGATCGCGCCCTACGGCCTCTTCCGCTGCGCCGACGGTGCGGTCCAGATCGCCGTCGGCAGCGACGGCCTCTGGCGCCGGTTCTGCGCCGCCTTCGGGCTCGACCCCGACACCGAGGGGCTCGCGACCAACGCCGACCGCGTCGGCCGGCGCGCCGAGGTGGTGGAGCTGGTCGAGGGCGTCTTCGCGCCGTTCGCGGCCGAGTCGCTGCTCGAGCGCCTCGCCGAGGCGGGCGTCCCCGCCGGCCGGGTGCGCTCCCTCGACGAGGTCTACGCCTGGGACCAGGTGGCGGCGCAGGGCCTCCTCGTCGACGTCGAGCACGCCACGCTCGGCCCGGTCACGCTCCCCGGCCCGCCGCTGCGCTTCTTCGACGCCGCCGGCGCCGAGACCACCCGGACCGGGCACACCGCCCCGCCGGTGCTCGACGCCGACCGCGACACGGTCCTCGCCTGGCTGGAGCGGCCGTGA